From Triticum aestivum cultivar Chinese Spring chromosome 4A, IWGSC CS RefSeq v2.1, whole genome shotgun sequence, a single genomic window includes:
- the LOC123082189 gene encoding uncharacterized protein — translation MWMRKKKAATTTRPAARRRAPTSLGALWRRVVGPARGGKAKKTKTKKSKIGSLSRAFRVFSCVRGHGKGRMAARRY, via the coding sequence ATgtggatgaggaagaagaaggcggcgacgacgacgaggccggcggCCAGAAGGAGGGCGCCGACGTCGCTAGGGGCGCTGTGGCGGCGCGTGGTCGGGCCGGCCCGCGGCGGCAAGGCCAAAAAGACCAAGACCAAGAAGAGCAAGATCGGGTCGCTCTCGCGCGCGTTCCGGGTCTTCTCCTGCGTCCGCGGCCATGGCAAAGGGAGGATGGCTGCGCGCCGGTATTGA